A window from Rhizobium leguminosarum bv. trifolii WSM1325 encodes these proteins:
- a CDS encoding RES domain protein (PFAM: RES domain protein~KEGG: mlo:mlr9079 hypothetical protein), translating into MSAQVLDRTLTSVRIGDPHGTYPIFDATGSTIAPGRWNTSGSPIIYTSEHYSTALLEKLVHGSGRLPPNQHYVTITLPRGLSYEVFSEPALPGWDSMPANVSKAFGERWCQEKRSAILLVPSVVARVDRNVLINPAHPEFPSITTSLHQPVFWDRRLFGM; encoded by the coding sequence GTGAGCGCACAGGTTCTTGACCGCACACTGACATCCGTCCGCATCGGAGATCCCCACGGAACCTATCCGATCTTCGACGCCACCGGCTCGACCATCGCGCCTGGCCGGTGGAACACGTCGGGCAGCCCGATCATCTATACGAGCGAGCATTATTCGACGGCACTGCTCGAAAAGCTCGTCCATGGCAGCGGGCGGCTGCCACCCAATCAGCACTATGTCACGATCACCCTACCGCGTGGGCTAAGCTACGAGGTTTTCTCCGAGCCCGCGCTGCCCGGCTGGGACAGCATGCCGGCAAACGTCAGCAAGGCTTTCGGCGAGCGCTGGTGCCAGGAAAAGCGCAGCGCCATCCTGCTGGTCCCAAGCGTCGTCGCCCGCGTCGACCGCAACGTGCTGATCAATCCGGCCCACCCGGAATTCCCGTCGATCACCACCAGCCTCCACCAACCGGTCTTCTGGGATCGTCGCTTGTTCGGCATGTGA
- a CDS encoding conserved hypothetical protein (KEGG: mlo:mlr9078 hypothetical protein) — MMGFAGIADVLGLPAREPVSRSAFGLLSSIEEGLPVKALDRMALLLAPDDAQFKYRLVPKATYERRKSKHRLSSDEGIKLARLARVWGQALDVWQTEIEARDFLFRPHAMLEDRRPIDVVIQSEIGGELVLDILGSLKYGSAA; from the coding sequence ATGATGGGATTTGCCGGTATCGCCGATGTTCTCGGGCTGCCCGCCAGGGAGCCGGTATCGCGTTCGGCCTTCGGCCTGCTCTCCAGCATCGAGGAAGGATTGCCGGTCAAGGCGCTTGACCGCATGGCGCTGCTTCTGGCGCCTGATGATGCCCAGTTCAAATACCGGCTGGTTCCGAAGGCCACCTATGAACGGCGCAAATCCAAGCATCGGCTCTCCTCGGATGAAGGCATAAAGCTTGCCCGTCTCGCGCGTGTCTGGGGCCAGGCGCTCGATGTCTGGCAGACCGAGATCGAGGCCCGCGACTTCCTGTTTCGGCCGCATGCAATGCTTGAGGACAGGCGGCCGATCGACGTGGTCATCCAGAGCGAGATCGGCGGCGAGCTCGTGCTCGATATTCTCGGAAGCCTGAAATACGGCAGCGCTGCGTGA
- a CDS encoding alanyl-tRNA synthetase class IIc (PFAM: alanyl-tRNA synthetase class IIc~KEGG: ret:RHE_PB00027 class II aminoacyl t-RNA synthetase domain-containing protein): MKEVAYVTAGRLIQQYQDFCLSKGINFIRIESVRPHDDTTLFCSAGMQQYKPLFSDPSHSGTVANSQACLRMGDLDEIGDGTHLLHFSMLGLFSFREMTVGNAIDFWLEFLETVGLVPDHVTIHPDRLVEWTPLYGGRVPIVPDPECIWSDGGISGYCTEFYKDGVEIGNIVNPLGTCIDVGFGAERLDMIVSGAPQDDALGTLCETVMTIVESGYRPGNKEQGYVLRKLLRRIHKMGGTLDHPFFAEEVERQKRLRAKYLRLRDRHSEMSPDWWFDTHGIDLSDIGETMDE; the protein is encoded by the coding sequence ATGAAGGAGGTTGCCTATGTCACCGCGGGACGCCTGATCCAGCAATATCAAGACTTCTGCCTTTCCAAGGGCATCAATTTCATACGCATCGAATCCGTACGGCCGCATGACGATACCACGCTCTTCTGCAGCGCTGGAATGCAGCAGTACAAGCCCCTCTTCTCCGATCCCTCCCATAGTGGAACCGTCGCAAACAGCCAGGCTTGCCTGCGCATGGGCGACCTCGACGAGATCGGCGACGGAACTCATCTTCTCCATTTCTCCATGCTCGGCCTTTTCTCCTTCAGGGAAATGACCGTCGGCAACGCCATCGATTTCTGGCTCGAGTTTCTGGAAACGGTAGGGCTCGTGCCGGATCATGTGACGATCCATCCCGACCGCCTGGTGGAATGGACGCCGCTCTATGGCGGGCGCGTGCCCATCGTGCCGGATCCCGAATGCATATGGAGCGATGGCGGCATCAGCGGATACTGCACCGAGTTCTACAAGGATGGCGTCGAGATCGGAAACATCGTCAATCCGCTCGGAACCTGCATCGACGTCGGCTTCGGCGCGGAACGCCTCGACATGATCGTCAGCGGCGCGCCGCAAGACGATGCGCTCGGGACACTGTGCGAGACGGTCATGACCATCGTGGAAAGCGGCTACCGGCCGGGCAATAAGGAGCAGGGATACGTCTTGCGAAAACTGCTCCGCCGCATCCACAAGATGGGCGGCACGCTCGATCATCCCTTCTTCGCGGAAGAGGTCGAACGCCAGAAGCGACTGCGCGCCAAATATCTGCGTTTGCGTGACCGCCATTCCGAGATGAGTCCCGACTGGTGGTTCGACACCCATGGCATCGATCTCTCCGACATCGGGGAGACGATGGACGAATAG
- a CDS encoding binding-protein-dependent transport systems inner membrane component (PFAM: binding-protein-dependent transport systems inner membrane component~KEGG: mlo:mll8571 ABC transporter, permease protein): MMHRPLSFAEAIGLPVIGALSLLLAWQWLVPALGIPAYIVPTPLAILRTLGIEWRFLLSNAVPTWGEAGLGFLLGNSLAVIMAIAFVYNPRFQAAYFPVVLLFNTIPVLALAPIIILIFGLGMLPKVIIAALICFFPTLVNTARGLNLATASELDLMHVLSASGWETFWRLRAPRSAPLLFASLRISATTCVIGAIVGEWIGSNQGLGAVIIQSTFNYQAERLFAAVVLASFSGIVFFAAVAQIERIFRRLQPARN; this comes from the coding sequence ATGATGCATCGTCCGTTGTCATTCGCCGAGGCAATCGGCCTTCCTGTTATCGGCGCCCTTTCGCTGCTTCTCGCCTGGCAGTGGCTGGTGCCGGCGCTCGGTATTCCGGCCTATATCGTTCCAACGCCGCTGGCGATCCTGCGCACGCTTGGCATCGAATGGCGCTTCCTTCTGTCGAACGCCGTTCCGACGTGGGGTGAGGCGGGCCTCGGCTTCCTCCTGGGCAACAGTCTCGCCGTGATCATGGCAATTGCCTTTGTCTATAATCCGCGGTTCCAGGCCGCCTATTTTCCCGTTGTCCTGCTCTTCAACACCATCCCGGTGCTGGCGCTTGCGCCGATCATCATCCTCATCTTCGGCCTCGGCATGCTGCCAAAGGTCATCATCGCTGCTCTCATTTGCTTCTTCCCAACCCTGGTGAATACCGCCCGCGGCCTCAATCTGGCGACGGCGAGCGAGCTTGACCTGATGCATGTGCTTTCGGCGAGCGGGTGGGAGACGTTCTGGCGTCTGCGCGCCCCACGGTCCGCCCCCTTGCTTTTTGCGTCGCTGCGCATTTCGGCAACCACCTGTGTGATCGGCGCCATCGTCGGGGAGTGGATCGGCTCGAACCAGGGGCTGGGCGCAGTGATCATCCAGTCGACATTCAACTATCAGGCGGAAAGGCTTTTTGCCGCCGTCGTGCTCGCCTCTTTCTCCGGCATCGTCTTTTTTGCCGCTGTTGCCCAGATCGAGCGGATTTTCCGTCGGCTGCAGCCGGCGCGCAACTGA
- a CDS encoding ABC transporter related (PFAM: ABC transporter related~SMART: AAA ATPase~KEGG: mlo:mll8572 ABC transporter, ATP-binding protein) translates to MRADLPEAAAIETKDLAVGYAGAVETTRILSGVDLSVGRGEFLTILGPSGCGKSTLLRAVADLLPPLDGRLSVLGRTASEARRRREVAFVFQDATLLPWRTVKENVALPLQVGKKSVLRSVDPRPDHWIELVGLSHLADRYPHQLSGGQRQRVAIARALQCEPDILLMDEPFGALDEITRERLNDELLDVWRRTGTTILFVTHSVVEAIYLGGRVLVLAANPGRVQALIDLAPLKDERGLCRRESLDVQETAAHLRHLLQQGSSAA, encoded by the coding sequence GTGAGAGCGGATTTGCCTGAAGCAGCGGCCATCGAAACCAAGGATCTGGCTGTCGGTTATGCCGGCGCTGTCGAGACGACCCGCATTCTGTCCGGCGTCGACCTCAGCGTCGGCAGGGGCGAGTTTCTGACCATTCTCGGTCCCTCTGGCTGCGGCAAGTCGACCTTGCTGCGTGCCGTGGCGGATCTTCTCCCGCCGCTTGACGGGCGGCTGTCGGTGCTCGGCAGGACAGCGTCGGAGGCGCGCCGGCGGCGCGAGGTCGCCTTCGTCTTTCAGGACGCAACGCTGCTGCCGTGGCGGACCGTGAAAGAGAATGTCGCGCTGCCGCTGCAGGTGGGGAAGAAGAGCGTCTTGCGATCGGTCGATCCGCGGCCCGACCACTGGATCGAACTGGTCGGCCTGTCGCATCTGGCCGATCGCTATCCGCATCAACTGTCCGGGGGCCAGCGCCAACGCGTCGCCATAGCGCGCGCGCTTCAATGCGAGCCGGATATCCTGCTCATGGACGAACCCTTCGGTGCGCTCGACGAGATCACCCGTGAACGACTGAACGACGAGCTTCTGGACGTCTGGCGCCGGACCGGCACGACCATCCTGTTCGTCACCCACAGCGTCGTCGAGGCGATCTATCTCGGCGGACGCGTGCTGGTCCTGGCCGCCAATCCGGGCCGCGTCCAGGCGCTGATCGACCTTGCACCGCTGAAAGACGAGCGTGGGCTCTGTCGGCGCGAGAGTCTCGATGTCCAGGAGACAGCCGCCCATCTGCGCCATTTGTTGCAGCAGGGGAGTTCGGCTGCATGA
- a CDS encoding NMT1/THI5 like domain protein (PFAM: NMT1/THI5 like domain protein~KEGG: mlo:mll8573 hypothetical protein), which produces MRGPQVARSVTSARNSERNRSVVQQSNKGKGKQMNGEDKQIVVGRRTVLKGGAFALAAATAGISVFVPRHSKAAASKVVIKYDWLMSNGQIGDIVAVKRGLFEAEGLDVEFSPGGPNSATVPPVITGDAQLGQFSDSAQLLLARSSGVPIKIFACGFRMAPFAFYSLPKAPIRTVKDMIGKRIGIQPTARYVLDAILLKNNIDPSSLTITNIGFDMTPLMTGQVDAVTGWITNTQALSIIGPDRIDLIMKDTGLPSYANVYFATDDAVTGHAETLAKVLRAVAKGWAWTHDHPEEAVKLTVEAYPQLDLAVELKTIPRILSLSFDAATGKDGWGSFDPAALAEQISVYDKIGQFKSGAPKLEDCYTAKILDMTADDRPKIA; this is translated from the coding sequence ATGCGTGGTCCGCAGGTGGCCCGATCGGTGACATCGGCCCGCAATAGCGAGCGCAATCGGTCGGTCGTCCAACAATCCAACAAGGGGAAAGGCAAGCAAATGAACGGGGAAGACAAACAAATCGTGGTCGGCAGGCGTACCGTCCTGAAGGGCGGAGCCTTTGCCCTTGCTGCAGCGACGGCAGGGATCAGCGTGTTCGTGCCGCGTCACTCCAAAGCCGCCGCATCCAAGGTCGTCATCAAATATGACTGGCTGATGAGCAACGGACAGATCGGCGATATCGTCGCAGTCAAGCGTGGGCTGTTCGAGGCCGAGGGTCTCGACGTCGAGTTTTCCCCTGGTGGTCCCAATTCGGCAACGGTGCCGCCCGTGATCACGGGTGATGCGCAGCTCGGCCAGTTCTCGGATTCGGCACAGCTTCTTCTTGCCAGGTCATCCGGCGTGCCGATCAAGATCTTCGCCTGCGGTTTCCGCATGGCGCCTTTCGCCTTCTATTCGCTGCCCAAGGCGCCGATCCGCACCGTCAAGGACATGATCGGCAAGCGCATCGGCATCCAGCCGACGGCTCGTTATGTCCTTGATGCCATCCTGCTGAAGAACAATATCGATCCCTCGAGCCTGACCATCACCAATATCGGCTTCGACATGACGCCGCTGATGACCGGTCAGGTCGATGCAGTGACCGGATGGATCACTAACACGCAAGCCCTTTCCATCATCGGCCCCGACCGCATTGATCTGATAATGAAGGACACGGGCCTGCCGTCCTACGCCAACGTCTATTTTGCCACCGACGATGCCGTGACCGGCCATGCTGAGACATTGGCAAAGGTGTTGCGTGCGGTCGCCAAGGGTTGGGCCTGGACGCATGACCATCCCGAAGAGGCGGTCAAATTGACGGTGGAGGCCTATCCGCAGCTCGACCTTGCCGTGGAGCTGAAGACGATACCGCGCATATTGTCGCTGAGCTTCGACGCAGCAACGGGTAAGGATGGCTGGGGCAGTTTCGATCCGGCGGCGCTTGCCGAACAGATTTCCGTCTACGACAAGATCGGCCAGTTCAAGAGCGGCGCGCCGAAGCTGGAGGACTGCTATACGGCCAAAATCCTGGACATGACGGCGGACGACCGCCCGAAGATTGCGTGA
- a CDS encoding Glyoxalase/bleomycin resistance protein/dioxygenase (PFAM: Glyoxalase/bleomycin resistance protein/dioxygenase~KEGG: mlo:mll8574 hypothetical protein), which translates to MTAFAQTNPITDICFLVEDIDKASAFYVERLGFKPRRRAPGFADFKGAGVTLALWEIEHIAENTGVSSRRAPQGAHKACAAIELASPEQVDAAYAELKAAGVLFHAPPQDYVWNARCVYFADPDDNLWEIYAWSAGGPIGDIGPQ; encoded by the coding sequence ATGACCGCTTTTGCCCAAACCAATCCGATTACCGACATCTGCTTTTTGGTCGAGGACATCGACAAAGCATCGGCCTTCTATGTCGAGCGGCTTGGCTTCAAGCCGCGCCGCCGGGCTCCGGGCTTTGCCGATTTCAAAGGGGCGGGCGTGACGCTGGCGCTCTGGGAGATCGAGCATATCGCCGAGAATACCGGTGTCTCAAGCCGCCGTGCCCCGCAAGGTGCGCACAAGGCCTGCGCGGCCATCGAACTCGCCTCGCCAGAGCAGGTCGATGCTGCCTATGCGGAGCTGAAAGCTGCGGGCGTGCTCTTCCACGCGCCGCCGCAGGATTATGTCTGGAACGCGCGATGCGTCTATTTCGCCGATCCTGACGACAATCTCTGGGAAATCTATGCGTGGTCCGCAGGTGGCCCGATCGGTGACATCGGCCCGCAATAG